One genomic segment of bacterium includes these proteins:
- a CDS encoding tetratricopeptide repeat protein, producing MNAKEIFLDLVSKVVKGQVSLDEAIAEVHSQRIKPWLEKEAVLNLEQTINSLANQSPPQAYYLATLNYESAKIIGHSLLRAHSTFILASLSLRLARYHQAIKLYEEALPIFEGLNERQAAGAITGNIGHAYFSLGQYQKAIEYDEEALKIAREIGDRMDEGTELGNLGIAYRSLGQYQKAIEYFEEALKIAKEIGDRQGEGSRLGNLGNAYYSSGQYQKAIEYFEEALKIAREIGDRQAEEDWIDNLGNVFLSLKEYQKAIDHYEEARKIAEGLGDELGIGFTIGQLGRVHEEKGEYQSAIRNYLQASSVFRKLNSPHLENTLDYLNRLKGSLGKERFEQYIREIQREM from the coding sequence ATGAATGCTAAAGAGATATTTTTAGATTTAGTAAGTAAAGTAGTAAAAGGACAAGTTTCCTTAGATGAGGCAATAGCAGAAGTTCATAGTCAAAGGATAAAACCCTGGCTGGAGAAAGAGGCAGTGTTAAATCTGGAGCAAACAATCAATAGCCTGGCTAACCAATCTCCACCACAGGCATATTACCTTGCTACCCTTAACTATGAATCAGCAAAGATAATAGGTCATAGTCTTCTTAGAGCTCATTCTACATTTATCTTAGCCAGTCTATCGTTGCGGCTTGCAAGGTATCATCAGGCTATCAAACTCTATGAAGAGGCATTACCCATATTTGAAGGATTAAATGAGAGACAGGCAGCGGGAGCAATTACTGGCAACATAGGTCATGCCTATTTCTCCTTAGGTCAATATCAGAAGGCGATTGAATATGATGAAGAGGCACTGAAGATAGCCAGAGAGATTGGAGATAGAATGGATGAAGGAACTGAGCTTGGCAACTTAGGTATTGCCTATCGTTCTTTAGGTCAATATCAGAAGGCGATTGAATATTTTGAAGAGGCACTGAAGATAGCTAAGGAGATTGGAGATAGGCAGGGTGAAGGAAGTCGTCTTGGCAACTTAGGTAATGCTTATTACTCTTCAGGTCAATACCAGAAGGCGATTGAATATTTTGAAGAGGCACTAAAAATAGCCAGGGAGATTGGAGATAGGCAAGCCGAAGAAGACTGGATTGATAATCTGGGTAATGTTTTCCTTTCCTTAAAGGAATATCAAAAGGCAATAGACCACTATGAAGAAGCAAGAAAGATAGCTGAGGGACTGGGGGACGAGTTAGGGATTGGTTTCACGATTGGTCAACTTGGTAGAGTTCATGAAGAGAAGGGAGAGTATCAATCAGCCATCAGGAATTATCTTCAAGCATCTTCAGTATTCAGGAAACTTAACTCCCCACATCTTGAAAATACACTCGACTACCTTAATAGACTAAAAGGGTCTTTAGGCAAGGAGAGATTTGAGCAGTATATTAGGGAAATTCAAAGGGAGATGTAA